Proteins encoded together in one Bombus vancouverensis nearcticus chromosome 14, iyBomVanc1_principal, whole genome shotgun sequence window:
- the LOC117156341 gene encoding pleckstrin homology domain-containing family J member 1 isoform X2, whose translation MKFNEKELAEASNGPADIEGRLNHKRAHKSGQIDTRQPAGVIILENYSINLDAASEGVFAFSIAFRDEYEKRHVLSGRSESQVEQWVNALKQASYEYWRFRLIVLQEELCRKTGKDPLLMYPRNQGIIRDEAWEPASTFRSHVRSFTTSVVTSTAINTVTKEMNLIEF comes from the exons ATGAAATTCAACGAAAAGGAACTTGCCGAGGCAAGTAATGGCCCCGCTGACATTGAAGGCCGTTTAAATCATAAACGAGCACATAAATCAG GACAGATTGACACTAGGCAACCAGCAGGTGTAATTATTTTGGAAAATTATAGTATTAACCTTGATGCTGCATCGGAAGGTGTATTCGCATTTAGCATAGCATTTAGAGACGAATATGAAAAGAGACATGTCCTAAGTGGTCGTTCAGAATCACAAGTAGAACAATGGGTCAATGCACTTAAACAAGCAAGTTACGAATATTGGAGATTTCGTTTAATAGTGCTTCAAGAAGAGCTATGTAGAAAAACAGGAAAAGATCCATTGCTTATGTATCCACGAAATCAAGGAATTATCAGGGATGAAGCATGGGAACCTGCATCAACTTTCCGATCTCATGTACGCTCTTTTACTACGTCAGTTGTAACATCAACTGCGATAAATACAGTAACAAAGGAAATGAATttgattgaattttaa
- the LOC117156341 gene encoding pleckstrin homology domain-containing family J member 1 isoform X1: protein MKFNEKELAEASNGPADIEGRLNHKRAHKSGFKEKWFKLRCNLLFYFNINELGQIDTRQPAGVIILENYSINLDAASEGVFAFSIAFRDEYEKRHVLSGRSESQVEQWVNALKQASYEYWRFRLIVLQEELCRKTGKDPLLMYPRNQGIIRDEAWEPASTFRSHVRSFTTSVVTSTAINTVTKEMNLIEF from the exons ATGAAATTCAACGAAAAGGAACTTGCCGAGGCAAGTAATGGCCCCGCTGACATTGAAGGCCGTTTAAATCATAAACGAGCACATAAATCAG GATTCAAAGAAAAGTGGTTTAAATTAAGatgcaatttattgttttattttaacatCAACGAATTAGGACAGATTGACACTAGGCAACCAGCAGGTGTAATTATTTTGGAAAATTATAGTATTAACCTTGATGCTGCATCGGAAGGTGTATTCGCATTTAGCATAGCATTTAGAGACGAATATGAAAAGAGACATGTCCTAAGTGGTCGTTCAGAATCACAAGTAGAACAATGGGTCAATGCACTTAAACAAGCAAGTTACGAATATTGGAGATTTCGTTTAATAGTGCTTCAAGAAGAGCTATGTAGAAAAACAGGAAAAGATCCATTGCTTATGTATCCACGAAATCAAGGAATTATCAGGGATGAAGCATGGGAACCTGCATCAACTTTCCGATCTCATGTACGCTCTTTTACTACGTCAGTTGTAACATCAACTGCGATAAATACAGTAACAAAGGAAATGAATttgattgaattttaa
- the Tapdelta gene encoding translocon-associated protein delta, protein MKRFIVFSILIICGIFDTFAETCQKPEVVASAYVTEDATILTNVAFTTQFVLKCSNGVKGITLYAEVNGKSLPAARLSSDNKYQVSWTEDVKKARSGEYNIKLYDDERYAAIRKALRNGEDPNSVKPLVVVVLNNPGIYRGPWVNSELLAVLLAAVVSYSAFSSKFKLLA, encoded by the exons ATGAAACGATTCATTGTTTTTTCTATACTTATAATTTGTGGAATTTTCGACACTTTTGCCGAAACGTGCCAGAAGCCTGAAGTCGTTGCCTCTGCATATGTCACAGAAGATGCAACAATTCTGACAAATGTTGCATTCACAACACAATTTGTGCTTAAGTGTAGTAATGGTGTGAAAGGTATTACCTTATACGCAGAGGTTAATGGCAAATCATTACCAGCTGCCCGATTAAGTTCTGATAACAAATATCAG gTTTCTTGGACAGAAGATGTGAAAAAAGCACGTTCTGGAGaatacaatataaaattatatgacGATGAAAGATATGCAGCTATACGTAAAGCATTAAGAAATGGAGAAGATCCAAATAGTGTGAAACCTTTAGTTGTTGTAGTGCTTAATAATCCAGGCATATATCGCGGCCCTTGGGTTAACTCGGAACTCCTTGCTGTCCTTTTAGCTGCCGTAGTGTCATATTCCGCCTTCTCTTCTAAATTCAAGCTTCTTGCTTAA
- the LOC117156339 gene encoding proteasome assembly chaperone 2 has protein sequence MIKIPDEINLENYTLILPSVAVGNVGQLCIDLLISSLDMHKIGSLWNSMFLPICGLDPYNKNSTSLCTTADFYLGGCHNIILLQLRSPYVGSSNDFFNELAQFIQQKKISKIIILTSSYDYECANRSEWRIRYLTSDDSLLNNEKLLKSLHWTKHMKSITIKSTRQYYIPGGGFANGLYEYFKEKEIPCTVLFCYCSEGDNVSDALMLFKGLNDWLNLVNDDTNDIKHPPSWEFFFGNPPASNMY, from the exons atgataaaaataccGGATGAAATTAACCTCGAGAATTACACTCTGATACTTCCGTCAGTGGCTGTTGGAAACGTTGGACAATTATgtattgatttattaatatctagCTTGGACATGCACAAAATTGGAAGTTTATGGAATTCTATGTTTCTTCCGATATGTGGACTTGATccttataataaaaattctactTCTCTTTGTACTACCGCTGACTTTTACCTTGGAGGATGCcataatataattcttttacAATTACGTTCACCTTATGTTGGCAGTTCGAATGACTTCTTTAATGAACTAGCACAATTTATTCAACAAAAGAAAATTAGTAAG ATAATAATCCTAACCAGCAGTTATGATTATGAGTGTGCAAATAGGTCAGAGTGGAGAATAAGGTACCTTACCTCGGATGATTCTTTATTGAATAATGAAAAACTTCTTAAGAGCTTACATTGGACAAAGCATATGAAAAGTATTACAATAAAATCTACAAGACAATATTACATTCCTGGTGGTGGATTTGCAAACGGTCTATATGAGTATTTTAAAGAAAAGGAGATTCCTTGTACAGTACTGTTTTGTTATTGTTCAGAAGGAGACAATGTTTCTGATGCATTAATGCTTTTTAAAGGACTGAATGACTGGTTGAATTTAGTAAATgatgatactaatgatattaAACATCCACCCTCTTGGGAATTCTTTTTTGGAAATCCACCTGCTTCTAATATGTATTGA